A region of Anolis sagrei isolate rAnoSag1 chromosome 2, rAnoSag1.mat, whole genome shotgun sequence DNA encodes the following proteins:
- the LOC132767817 gene encoding deoxyribonuclease-1-like 1 — translation MDPPCLLSISLVLMLCSPGTSFRICAFNTQRFAQGKVDKAHVVDIFVKILARCDIAVLQEVMDAKGKAIPALAAALNRFENGTDVYSYITSPLLGRSNYQERYVFFYRNKRTRVLDSYKYEDEHPERPDVFAREPFIVRFSFPSKALPELVLIPQHTMPSKAEAEIDALYDVFLNVQERWNTKDMIFLGDFNADCGYVAKKRWGNIRLRQKPEFHWLIGDKADTTVRENTRCAYDRIVVHGERCLDAIVPGSAQPFDFAKEFGLSEEQALEISDHYPVEVELYSACWGLQPIRPFGLLLLAIAMISGTRHGI, via the exons ATGGATCCCCCGTGCCTTCTCTCCATCTCACTCGTTTTGATGCTGTGCTCCCCGGGAACCTCCTTCCGGATCTGTGCCTTCAACACTCAGCGCTTCGCCCAAGGGAAGGTGGATAAAGCCCACGTTGTGGACATTTTTGTCAAG ATTCTGGCTCGTTGTGATATTGCTGTTCTACAAGAGGTAATGGATGCAAAAGGAAAAGCCATTCCTGCTTTGGCAGCGGCCCTGAATCG GTTTGAAAATGGGACCGATGTCTACAGCTACATCACCAGTCCTCTACTGGGCCGGAGCAACTATCAAGAACGCTATGTATTCTTTTACAG GAATAAAAGAACACGGGTGTTGGACTCTTATAAATATGAAGATGAACATCCAGAGCGGCCTGATGTCTTTGCGCGTGAGCCTTTCATTGTGCGATTCAGCTTTCCAAGCAAAG CACTTCCTGAGCTGGTGCTGATCCCACAACATACGATGCCCTCCAAGGCTGAAGCTGAAATTGATGCACTCTATGATGTTTTCCTGAATGTGCAGGAACGCTGGAATACCAAG GACATGATTTTCTTGGGCGATTTCAATGCAGACTGTGGCTACGTGGCAAAGAAACGATGGGGAAATATCCGCTTACGCCAAAAGCCTGAGTTTCACTGGCTCATTGGTGACAAAGCTGACACTACTGTTCGAGAGAACACTCGTTGTGCCTATGACAG GATTGTGGTGCATGGTGAGCGCTGTCTGGATGCAATCGTGCCTGGTTCAGCTCAGCCTTTTGATTTCGCCAAGGAATTTGGACTCTCAGAGGAACAG GCTTTGGAGATTAGCGATCATTATCCTGTTGAGGTGGAGCTGTATTCAGCCTGTTGGGGACTCCAGCCAATCCGACCATTTGGTCTTCTCTTGTTGGCCATAGCCATGATATCTGGTACAAGGCATGGCATTTGA